The Struthio camelus isolate bStrCam1 chromosome 5, bStrCam1.hap1, whole genome shotgun sequence genome has a segment encoding these proteins:
- the ZFYVE1 gene encoding zinc finger FYVE domain-containing protein 1 — protein sequence MSAHTQTAEKGQNTTLLCQESYVCSGTDEAIFECDECGSLQCQRCEEELHQQERLRNHERTRIRPGHVPYCDSCKGANGNIMHTSMTGSRQRAAVRCQVCKINLCVECQKRTHAGGNKRKHPITVYHAGKAQEQEEEEMDEETRRRKMTEKVVSFLLVDETEEIQVRNEEDFINKLDCSPDQHLKVVSIFGNTGDGKSHTLNHTFFYGREVFKTSPAQESCTVGVWAAYDPVRKVVVIDTEGLLGATVNLSQRTRLLLKVLAISDLVIYRTRADRLHNDLFKFLGDASEAYLKHFTKELKATTARCGLDVPLSTLGPGVIIFHETVYTKLLGSDHPSEVPEKLIQDRFRKLSCFPEAFSSIHYKGTRTYNPPTDFSGLRRAVEQQLENNTTRSPRQPGVIYKALKALSDRFSGEIPDDQMAHSSFFPDEYFTCSSVCLSCGCGCKKSMNHAKEGVPHESKSRCRYSHQYDNRVYTCKACYERGMEVSVVPKTSASTDSPWLGLAKYAWSGYVIECPNCGVVYRSRQYWFGNQDPVNTVVRTEIEHVWPGTDGFLKDNNNAAQRLLDGMNFMAQSVSELSLGPTKAVTSWLTDQIAPAYWRPNSQILSCNKCNTPFKDNDTKHHCRACGEGFCDGCSSKTRPVPERGWGPAPVRVCDNCYENRGIQLDVAELPTDEEGGTLIARKVGEAVQNTLGAVVTAMDIPLGLVKDAARPAYWVPDHEILHCHNCRKEFSIKLSKHHCRACGQGFCDECSHDRRAVPSRGWDHPVRVCFNCNKKPGDL from the exons ATGAGCGCCCACACACAAACTGCAGAGAAAGGACAGAACACAACACTCCTGTGCCAGGAAAGCTACGTTTGCAGTGGGACAGATGAAGCAATCTTTGAGTGTGACGAATGCGGGAGCCTACAGTGTCAGCGGTGTGAAGAAGAGCTGCATCAGCAGGAAAGGTTACGGAACCATGAACGGACCCGTATAAGACCTGGCCATGTTCCTTACTGTGACTCCTGCAAAGGTGCCAATGGGAACATAATGCACACCAGTATGACAGGATCTAGGCAGAGAGCAGCAGTGAGGTGCCAGGTGTGCAAAATCAACCTCTGTGTGGAGTGTCAGAAGAGAACACATGCTGGGGGGAACAAAAGGAAGCATCCCATCACTGTGTACCATGCTGGCAAAGcccaagagcaggaggaggaggaaatggatGAGGAGACcaggagaaggaaaatgacaGAGAAAGTTGTCAGTTTCCTCTTAGTGGATGAAACTGAGGAGATTCAG GTGAGGAATGAAGAAGACTTTATTAATAAACTGGACTGCAGTCCTGACCAACATCTAAAGGTAGTGTCCATCTTTGGGAACACAGGGGACGGCAAGTCTCACACTCTTAACCACACTTTCTTCTATGGCCGGGAAGTCTTCAAGACATCTCCAGCCCAAGAGTCATGCACAGTGGGAGTCTGGGCAGCCTATGACCCTGTCCGCAAAGTGGTGGTGATCGACACAGAGGGCCTCCTTGGGGCTACTGTGAACCTGAGCCAGAGAACACGGCTGCTGCTGAAGGTCCTGGCCATCTCTGACCTTGTCATCTACCGCACTCGTGCTGACAGGCTACACAATGATCTCTTCAAATTCCTTGGGGATGCCTCAGAGGCTTACTTAAAACATTTCACCAAGGAGCTAAAGGCCACTACAGCCCGCTGTGGCCTAGATGTTCCTCTGTCCACTTTGGGTCCTGGTGTCATCATCTTCCATGAGACTGTGTACACCAAGCTACTGGGTTCTG ATCATCCCTCTGAGGTTCCTGAGAAGCTCATTCAGGATCGGTTCCGGAAGCTAAGCTGTTttcctgaagctttcagctcAATCCACTACAAGGGAACAAGGACTTACAATCCTCCAACAGACTTCTCGGGACTTAGGCGAgctgtggagcagcagctggagaacaaTACCACTCGGTCCCCAAGACAGCCTGGGGTTATCTACAAAGCACTAAAA GCTCTAAGTGACCGCTTCAGTGGGGAGATCCCTGATGACCAGATGGCTCACAGCTCTTTCTTTCCAGATGAATATTTCACATGCTCCTCTGTATGCCTCAGCTGTGG GTGTGGCTGTAAGAAGAGCATGAACCATGCAAAGGAAGGAGTCCCTCATGAATCCAAGAGTCGATGCAGATACTCTCACCAGTATGATAACAGAGTCTATACTTGCAAG GCCTGTTATGAACGGGGGATGGAGGTCAGCGTGGTGCCGAAAACCTCTGCTTCCACTGACTCCCCTTGGCTGGGCCTTGCCAAGTATGCCTGGTCGGG ATACGTGATTGAGTGCCCCAACTGCGGGGTGGTGTACCGCAGCCGACAGTACTGGTTTGGCAACCAAGATCCTGTGAACACTGTGGTGAGGACAGAAATTGAACATGTCTGGCCAGGG ACAGACGGATTTCTGAAAGACAACAACAATGCAGCCCAGCGTCTGTTGGATGGGATGAATTTCATGGCACAGTCAGTGTCTGAACTTAGCCTGGGACCCACAAAAGCTGTGACCTCCTGGCTGACAGACCAGATTGCCCCAGCTTACTGGCGGCCCAACTCTCAGATCCTG AGTTGTAATAAGTGCAACACGCCTTTTAAAGATAATGACACTAAACATCACTGCCGGGCCTGTGGAGAGGGCTTCTGTGATGGCTGTTCTTCCAAGACCCGTCCTGTGCCTGAGCGAGGCTGGGGACCAGCACCAGTGCGAGTGTGTGACAACTGCTATGAAAACAGGGGCATCCAGTTAG ATGTGGCTGAGCTACCTACAGATGAGGAAGGGGGCACGCTTATTGCCAGGAAGGTTGGGGAAGCTGTGCAGAACACTCTTGGAGCGGTGGTGACAGCCATGGACATCCCCTTAG GTTTGGTAAAAGATGCTGCCCGACCTGCATACTGGGTACCTGACCATGAAATCCTGCACTGCCACAACTGTCGGAAGGAATTCAGCATCAAGCTTTCCAAGCACCACTGTCGGGCCTGCGGCCAGGGATTCTGTGATGAGTGCTCACATGACCGCAGAGCAGTTCCCTCTCGTGGATGGGATCACCCGGTCCGAGTTTGCTTTAACTGCAATAAAAAGCCTGGTGACCTTTAA